From the genome of Dickeya aquatica, one region includes:
- the nsrR gene encoding nitric oxide-sensing transcriptional repressor NsrR, with protein MQLTSFTDYGLRALIYMASLPDGRMTSISEVTEVYGVSRNHMVKIINQLSRAGLVMAVRGKNGGIRLGRDPATIRIGDVVRELEPLSLVNCSEGFCHITPACRLKQVLQQAVQNFLQELDKYTLADMVNENPPLYKLLLVE; from the coding sequence GTGCAGTTAACAAGTTTTACGGATTATGGTTTGCGGGCGCTGATTTATATGGCGTCATTGCCGGATGGCCGCATGACCAGCATCTCAGAAGTGACCGAGGTGTATGGCGTTTCGCGCAATCATATGGTGAAAATTATTAATCAGCTCAGCCGCGCCGGGCTGGTGATGGCCGTGCGCGGCAAAAACGGTGGCATCCGGCTGGGGCGTGACCCGGCGACGATCCGCATCGGTGATGTGGTGCGCGAGCTGGAACCGCTGTCGCTGGTTAACTGTAGCGAGGGATTTTGCCATATCACGCCCGCCTGCCGTCTCAAGCAGGTATTGCAACAAGCCGTGCAGAATTTTTTGCAGGAGCTTGATAAATATACGCTTGCCGACATGGTGAACGAAAACCCGCCGCTCTATAAATTACTTCTGGTTGAATAA
- a CDS encoding methyl-accepting chemotaxis protein — protein sequence MRLKNLSIRTGLLTLLSVITLLLLLVSGMGIQAINKSRDSLTALNQIQGEQLGSLMNGYNLTLRARASATLAVRKIEIGLLDVGAKETEKLDVYVQQSEKDIRQFNTIQTNSEQEQKLAQQVQKSYQDYLNQGLKPMLDSLKKQYTDEYYTLLENNLTPLSDAFDKSIQNFRLYSQQLSGQHIQQANLNERLMLLLIAVACVMSLLLVVLGWLALRHMLLKPLDSAIEQLEHVASGDLTHRITQGGSNELGRLSDAIERMQLALLDSVSQVRDASQQIDQGSRELFSGNRHLAERTEESVAALEQTSASLEELSATVKRNADNAELAHQLTNQVSSTTDRGNESVNYVVEKMREIANSAKRISDILGVIDGIAFQTNILALNAAVEAARAGEQGKGFAVVAGEVRNLAQHSGQAAKEIRALIMDSQSHVTEGLDLAAKAGETMDEVADEITRITTLMKEISYASQEQHKGIEQVHIAFSQIDKVAQQNATLVKASTDTTQSLEEQSRQLVQAMAMFRIEQHRGLLQ from the coding sequence ATGCGTTTGAAAAATCTCTCCATCCGTACCGGTTTGTTGACATTGCTGTCTGTCATCACACTGCTGTTGCTGCTCGTCAGTGGTATGGGGATTCAGGCCATCAACAAGAGTCGGGACTCACTGACCGCACTGAATCAAATTCAGGGTGAGCAATTGGGCTCACTGATGAATGGCTATAACCTGACGCTGCGCGCCAGAGCCTCCGCCACGCTGGCGGTACGTAAGATTGAAATTGGCCTGCTGGATGTTGGGGCGAAAGAAACCGAAAAACTGGATGTGTATGTACAACAGTCAGAAAAAGACATACGCCAGTTCAACACCATACAGACCAATAGCGAGCAGGAGCAAAAACTGGCCCAGCAGGTGCAAAAAAGCTATCAGGACTACCTGAATCAAGGGCTTAAACCCATGCTGGACTCGTTGAAAAAACAGTATACCGATGAATACTACACGTTACTGGAAAACAACCTGACGCCGTTAAGCGACGCCTTTGATAAATCCATTCAAAACTTCCGTCTCTATTCTCAGCAACTGTCCGGGCAGCATATCCAGCAGGCCAATCTTAACGAGCGACTGATGCTGCTGCTGATTGCTGTCGCCTGCGTAATGTCACTGCTGTTAGTGGTACTCGGCTGGCTGGCGCTGCGCCATATGCTGCTGAAACCGCTTGATAGCGCCATTGAACAACTTGAGCACGTTGCTTCCGGTGACTTGACTCACCGCATTACGCAAGGCGGCAGTAACGAACTGGGGCGGCTGAGTGACGCCATTGAACGGATGCAACTGGCGCTACTCGACTCGGTCAGTCAGGTGCGCGATGCCAGCCAGCAAATCGACCAGGGCAGCCGGGAGCTGTTTAGCGGCAACCGCCATCTGGCCGAACGCACCGAAGAATCTGTCGCGGCACTGGAACAAACCAGTGCCAGCCTGGAAGAACTCAGTGCGACCGTCAAGCGCAACGCGGACAATGCCGAGCTGGCGCACCAGCTCACGAATCAGGTATCCAGCACCACCGATCGCGGTAATGAATCCGTCAATTACGTGGTGGAAAAAATGCGTGAAATCGCCAACAGCGCCAAACGCATCAGCGACATTCTCGGTGTGATAGACGGCATCGCGTTTCAGACCAATATTCTGGCCCTGAACGCCGCCGTTGAAGCTGCGCGTGCCGGTGAACAAGGGAAAGGGTTTGCGGTGGTGGCGGGCGAGGTTCGCAATCTGGCCCAGCACAGCGGCCAGGCGGCGAAAGAGATTCGGGCGCTTATCATGGATTCGCAATCCCATGTGACAGAAGGGCTTGATCTGGCTGCCAAAGCCGGGGAAACCATGGATGAAGTGGCCGATGAAATCACCCGCATCACCACGCTGATGAAAGAGATTTCTTACGCTTCACAAGAACAGCACAAGGGCATTGAGCAGGTGCACATCGCCTTTAGCCAGATTGATAAAGTGGCCCAGCAAAATGCCACGCTGGTGAAAGCCTCAACCGACACCACCCAGTCACTGGAAGAGCAATCGCGTCAGTTGGTGCA